From Solanum stenotomum isolate F172 chromosome 2, ASM1918654v1, whole genome shotgun sequence:
GGGATAGAGGTGAAGATGAGGCGGATTGGAAGGTGAGGGAGACACAATCAAAGTGGAATGTATTAagattttccttttattttcttatcataTTTGAATTCTGTCatttctctcaaaaaaaaaacaaatattaccataattactttttagaaaaatatttatctcttcTATATTTGATTATTACTTTCTCAGAGGAAAAGATTGAACCTCTATAAATTAAAGACCCTTTCTTTTGTAGCGTAACACAATATCATCCACAATGGCTTTTCATATGTAGGCCAACTGACtaaaatatgtaataatattacATTTCTTGTAGTATAATTTTTTGTCTGTTTACAATTATTAGCTTTCGCATGACGCTCGATTTTTGCATCCCACCAGAATGCCACTCGTGATCTTTTACCCTACTTAAAACCTTTATTAAAatgactaaatataaaaatgaacaaGAGGGAAGATCAAAGCTACATTGcttcataaaataatttatcaaatgACACCATCTTTGCAGTCTTTAACATATGAATTTCAACATAAAATTagggaaaacaaaagaaaatctcACTGTTATAGAACATGAAAGATTCAGACTGAAATATAAAGATCATATGGTTGAACTAAAATGACTATATGGCAGTATGAAATTGTCAATTACTCTGCTTCGATTTCTCGGAGAGATGACTCCCTATACTTTCTCATCGAGCTCTGTTGGTAGTAACATGTGTTTTTCAGGTTTGACGACAGTGGGGGGTGGTATCCGCTCTTTCCCACCAGGTTGTGAGGAAGCGTTACCGTACCAAATCATGCCAACGATGGCCACGCCCATTCCAAAGACAACGTGTAGATTGAGTCCCTCTTTACCAAAGAAGAGGAAACCCAAAATCAGGACAAGAATGGTCTTCATATGACCAAGCACTTGAAATGTCACTGCTGTAAATCTTCCAATGCAGATGAATTGGCTGAGATTCGTCCCTATTGCTATCGTACATGATAGGACGATGAAAAACTGcaataagaaaataaacacATCCAAACTATTATAATCGCAAACTAGTAAGATCAAAGGCGAAATACAATTGAGTCTAGTATGTACTAGTCTCAACCTTTAAATGCTTAAAGATGCGGACCTAGCTGTCTAACGTCTTAAGCCAAGATAAGCAACATTTTAAGAAATGCGTACATGACCAGTAGAAAGTTGGTAATTGAACTTTAACGGATAATCCTCACTGTGGTAGCACAAAAATTACTAAACAGAAATATCACATCTTATATGGTGAAACGTTATCCTTTCAAAGTGCATGAGAAACTCAAGTGAATTGTATTACGTGACCATGATATACCGTGTACTTCCATTATGTCAAGTAAAGAGGACTTTGATGTACTTACAAGTGATATTGAGGTATAGTTATATGCGTCGACCCTCTTATCAGTCAACCAGTAGTCACAAAAGGGCCCCAGTAACAGCAGGGATGTAGCCTGTATTGGTGCAGTATGCGCCAACAGGTTGAATGATCCCAGTGAATATTTACGCTGAAGATAATGTACATACTGCATCGGAAGGAAGAAACATCAGCCACAATAATAAGTCAGTGGAACATATAGAGGACATAGAAAATTAAAACGTTAACTTGACAGTAAATGCAATTGATTAAGACCAGATATACAAAAGCAGGTTGCAAATACACCAGAAAATCTGGTTTTATATGTTGACATATGCGAAGTCATACCACAGATTCGTATCAAGAACTTACATATTGCTGCAAGGCAGTGCTCCAGACCGCGATGAAGGCAGCAACAAAACCCTTTGTATTTACACTTACATCAGTAACAGTACAGATTGCAACACCTAGTAGGACAACCACAATGCTTAATTTGGTGTCTCTAGAGTATCGCACATTATCCAGCACAATTTCCAAAAAGCACGACACTGGTATCATACTTAGCTTTGCAATCTGATGAGAGTTCAAGAGGAAAAGAGATGTGAGATCAAAATTCAAGACAAGTAGAGCATAAATGTCTGATGATTCTTCACACTTACCTGATAAAATCCGACAGAGTTCCACATTAAACTCACGTTCATTCCAACAATAGAGAAGTTtgcaaacaaaacaaatttcaaTCGTTCAGACCACGGAAGTTGGGAATTCTGGATATGCCCAAGCCATTTAAGAAAAAACACCATTAATGTCGTCGTAGCAAAATGCATCCCAGTTAAGGTTGTCGCTGCAAATTGGACGGAATAATAAGACAAAGTCAGGATAACATAAGAAACATCAAGCTATTTCATTCTAAAAGCTTACAAATGATTAGCAAGAAACCATGTTTTTCTAAGAAGAAGAAACTATGCTCCTAAGGCAAGCTCAAAGACTTATCTTAATCCATTAACACCATATCTTTAAAACTAGATATTGAAGTACAGGGAGGCAATGACAGCTTCTCTCGAGGATTAGAATGAGAAAATTCATTTGAAATAGTTCTCCTAGACGGCTTATACATTTTCTTGGTCTCAAAAAAGTTAATGCGTACATAGTTTCCAGAAAAGCAGCCTACTTTATGCATAGATTTGCCTTAGAAGCAAGATTAATTAGATATCTTTGAAATCATCTTTTTCAATAAGTAAGATTTCTTTCAAAGTGCTCAGACTTCAAAATCCATGATCAGCAGAACCAAAAAATTGACCCTCATTGAAACATACACAAACAAAACATGCACCGACGACCATTTAACACGAGCAGATGCAATAGATAGTAAATTCAGTAAGATAAATTCcccaaaaaaatggaaaatataaaCCTTCAGGACAAGTGTCATAACTTACCAAAGCTGAAACCATATGTAGCCATTAAGGCTTTATTAACAATAATAATTCCAACTGAAGTGACAATATTGAATGCCCATGCTGCCACATCAACAGCCATTTTCTTCTCATCCTTGACAGCCATGGACATTTTCTTTGGCCGCATCTAAAGCATAGAAAAATTGTGATGTTTTCCCTTCAGAATAATCACCAAGAATCAAGCTTCCTCTGCATAAAAACACATCAAACAAATGAACAAGAAGTTCTAACAGAATGTAACAAAACCACGAGTTATGATCCTTGTACAAAACTTATGATCCTTTCTAGTGATTATATTGGCTAACCAAGAAGATTTTAATGTTTCATATTAATAAAGGATGTCAATTAAAGGAGGGATAGCTAAGGGAAACAAATAGAACAAACAAGGAGAACTAATCAAACCCAATTTCATAGCTACGTATAAATCACTAGACAAAAAGACAAACAAGCACAAATGAGAAAGCGGGGAATATATGCTAGATCAATTTTCAAAGCTACACTGCAACGTGCTAGAGTTCAATTAGTGCCAAAAGTAGTAAACTTTCAGAAAATGATGACACTTGTTATCCCTTCcgcaatttattttaaaagggacaagtttagtttaaaaattattcataaaGGGAAGTATATATCTGTCTCTTGATGAAATCCCAACCACCATAAAATTTAATAGTCCAACCATGATATTCAAAATCGGTTACGTCCTTCCAACGAACTATAGTCAAACCCACGATTTTGACAAGCAAAAATCAAGACGAGATAACTAAGACAAAACAAAATCACGATCTATAAGCTATTACATTTACCACAGATGTAGAGCCAATGAAATATTTATGCATGAAAAATGATTCTGGAGAGGAGTTCATTATGAGAGGAAATACTATCAATTGTTGGAGATATGTATACATGATGCTTAATTGAATCCACAAGAAAATACAGATTCAAATTTGAATATACTCCATGTTAGGTGAAGGGTGAAACTCATCATTAGCTGATCATCTCTCACACACACGCGCGAAATGATGGTATGAACTAACTAGTACATTACAGATCAGAAAGTTTGTCATTATGGCACATTAGTGGAGCTATAagaaaaagaacttaaaatcaGAAATCAACCGCCACTATGAAATCTCCAGTGAAATACACAAGGATTCACACACTTCatttcatttcttcaacatatacATCCCAATCCAACATTTAACATAGCAAAATCAATCAAACATAAGAGATCTTCACAAAAACAAACACTTTAATACTCCTAAAGGATCACATAACACAAATTCCTGAAGAATCCATTCCAAATCCAAGAATCAAATGCTAAAAGATAGTAACTCAAGAATCCAAATTCCAAGCAAATCAAAAACTAACTATTGAAAACAACCCCACCAAAAAGAAAGAACCacacaattccaaaatccatgaaatcacaaaagaaaaaaacctaaaaattcaaatttcaagaaaataaaaaaccaacTAATAAGAACCCCACCCCCACAAACCCAACATCCCACTACTCATAAACTTCCCTAACCATTAATGGagaaaaaaacccaaaaatccaaacttcaagaaaatcaaaagcCAACTAATGAGAACACCTCAAACTCAACATCCAACTAATCATAAACTAAACATTTAAGAGTAAAACCGCCAAAAATCCAAACTTCCAAGAAaaaccccaccccacccccacacaTACACAAAATCCAACATCCAAGAAATCACAAACCaacaaataaaacacaaaaaggaaagaaacccacaattcaaattcaagaaacaGAACAACAAAGTATACATACTTCCTTCCAAATGAATCCCAAAAAAGAAGCGccaaaaagagaaacaagaacAGAAGCTGCTCCCTTGCAAAGTTTTTAGACAAAATGCAAAAAGAGTTTATTATATGTAAATGGTTGAATCATGAATGtgtatataaatacataaaaaaaaaaatttggtaagCAATGGAAAAAGTTTGGATCTTTTGCACTATTAAGTAAAACATAGACCAAGCAAAGAGTTGCATTTTTACTTTCTGTCTGCGCCTCCCTTTAGTGGattcggaaaatattttatttataaacttaaatagtttttatatttataaaattgcaaatcaaattgactttgactagaaaatttatttttatatattatttatagacTAAAATTTCTATAAAActgaaattaatatttattaataaaatgatCTCTTTtcctaaatttatttttgagttaGAATGTGAATTTAAGCATTTTAGAGATCtgagaatttaaaatattattagttttatttatctcgtaaattaattaatcaattaaaataatagtaCAGATTCCTCTTGGTGTTTTGAGCTTTTTTTCTGatctgaaaataatataaattaatctatttttcttctttaaaaaattaattaaactgaCACATTACAGATccatcttgatatttttatcttattctAGTTCAATTATACTATTATTTTGGTATGtgaaaacaataattttattagtttggaatTAATTGAGGTTAAAGTTGTCAATTCAGTATGTAATACAAAATTctactctctttttttcccAATCAATAGTAGTTATTATAttaccattttttttgttttatcatTACCTTCATtcgattaatttagatttatataCAGTAATTTACTTACAAAtataaaaggcataatacatatattggatcttaaacttggcttcaaattaaTGTTAACTAAGTTTATCTTAATTGAGAAATAATTAATCATTAAGCATACAAGtggttttcttaatttatcttttttttttctaactaagttttataatgttgtgatAATTGAGATTAAAATTGACTTAGTCTCCCAATGAATTATTCAAATAGTGCTGTTATTCTTCGAAGATTCTACTTTTATTCAAAGTGgtcaattaattatttctttaattttcaactccaagtgtcttgtaataatatgaacaaatgtcatcatttcaatcaaataaacAAGTTGAATTAATTAAAACCTGGTCTTTCTTCGAAGGTTTCATTGAAAGAATATTCAAATCCccattatcattttattttttatattctggATCGAAATAAATTAATAGAACCTTTTCTTTTTACGTCTTCGTGTTCTCTCGTGCGGCTATATAGgcaagaaaatgaaatagagggTGAGGTTTTTCTAGCGTTTGACATACCAAGCTCCCATTCATTATATTTATCGACatattttggaaaattaaaaaaattaagaatttagacatatattttcttaaatttctttatcaagattttttatactactaattatatatacattacatctatttaataatatacattttttaatttaaatcgATCAcatttaaattctaaattcacCACTATACCGTTGTTTGAGAGGTTTGAGAAAAGGGCAAATGACAACCATTGAAGTCATTGTCATAGTTAAAAATAGGAACATGAAAGACAATGAGATGATgcccatttttatttattttttggtcatGGTTGGCAACAtcttaattatttgatttatgataactacaaaaaaatatgCTGTCATTTTATAAGTTTGCACTATTAAATTGATACAATTTCATGTCCTTTTCTCAATGCAATTGATGTTCTTTTTTGGATCATATGTATCttcttttagttattttatgtttacatAGGAATTTCATGTCCGGCCCTTGACCTAGTGactaaatattttaactttaaaaacatatatatatatatatacactttaaTTCGCTTTTATGGTATTTCGTGAACAATCGATactaatatgataaataaatttttgaaggtGTCTAGACGATCATTTTGTATAGATTGAAGTGTTAAACTGACACAACAGAGACGAATCGAGGTGTCTAGATATACATCCTTAAGTTTGAGTATTTAGTTGTCATAATTCATGAGGCCAAATTAAGAtgtctatatatattttatgcCTAATAAAAACATAAAGTGTCGTCAATAAGATAGGAATCATTGAAAATACCACCGTCAAATATAAAGACAATTTTCATTAATAATTATTCAATTACAAAAATGATACAATATATAACTTTTGCTTTCGCGTCTCTCTAAAATTGTAATCATGATAAAAATCTTAATTTATATTATCATCAAAGACTTTCAGGCACATgagtattttataaaaaataaagaaggaaaacttGTTATTTGACAAAAATCATAATATCGAAAAATTAACCCCNCCCCCCCCCAATCACCCTCCTTAACCAacaaaagacaaaagaaaagaagaaaggagtatacatatttctttctttgatttctCATCTGGTATTCGATATCCGCATTAAAGTTCGACTAATTCAGAATCGCTAGGGTTTCGTTCGAGGATAACGCTtcctattaaatattttttcatactcAAAACTCGTATCtgagacctctgattaagaaAGGAGCAATCCTATCTACTGTACCACCAATAGAAGCATACATACTTGTTTCTCCaatccttttttccttttcctattttgatatttgtttCTCCAAACTTTGAggaataaagtaatataatatagaCTATAGTATGgctttcaaaatataaaaataatttctgagCATTAGTTAAAATGTCAACATTTGTGTCCCAAATGCTTTATTAAAGAGTTACCGTTTccctacttttcttttttacaaaatggtctacctttttttaaataaaatttattaactaTTTAAGGTGGAAAATGTGGGGTTCATCATActaatgtttaaaaaaaattgcaaaaaatttaaaattgactttGATAGTGTAATTATTGTCCTTAAAAATTTAATTGGCTGGTTGTCTATGAATTCAATTATGGTTCATTAATACTTTTATTTGTAACAAATCATCTCGTCGTTGCCTTTATTGCAAATTATATCTTAAAATGATTAGACTCTACATTCTTAGTTTTTTCGAGAAGAAAAGGTAAAACTCTTTAATTACTCTCCAACTTTCGACTATGATTTTTGTTGCCCTTGGATTAGAACTTTGAGAGGAGTCaataaaaaatagacttttAATTTTTACGACGATCATAATATTATATTAGAGTGAGTTAGAGTCTCACATTGATTGAAGAATACACTGATAATATACTTATATGACACAAACTAACTTTTAGGATTGAATCAGACTTAAATATCGTATCTTTAATTACATATTACTACATcaaaattttaacaaaagaaatagacaaatttacttatattttgaatagtacattaatatttttttgaccattttccctAACACCAATTGCAAAAGACtgcattcaaagaaaaaacacaagaataatagataacaagaaatattaaaaataatagctAGACGGCTATATATGCATGTGCAGAAAATGATTTActgttaataaaataaaattatcagccttaatgatatcaatacaatatatgatactaATTTAACATCACACTATCAGTTAAACGAAATTAGTTAagcatatatattataattatttagtggggtaTGAATGTAAagagatatatatttataattaatttgctTTTATTGAGTATTTGCTTAATTTCCCTTAGCAATTAACATGAAAGTTTTATGGAATATTTTAACACGCATTTTACTATGTATCGTCTGTTTTTACGTAATGACCAAATTAATATGGATCAATATGACGGTCAACTATTGTGATGAtgatagtattttttattatattaattaatacataGTATATATGTTgaccaaataaaaataacaatataattaaaaatgagtTAGCTAGAGTGGAGTTTACTAAAGGTAGTATATACATAACTTTATAATTCATACATTAAGGAAAAGAACCagaacactttttaaaaaataaatctattaGTTTTACGGTAAAGGATCAATATGAACAATTTTTGTCATATATTAAGGATTATTtcaatcaagtgaaatatattaaagGACCAAAATAAACACATTTATTATAGATTAATGACTTATTAAATCAAATGaaatacattaaggaccaaaataaaaCATTGTCCATACATTAAAGATCATGTTGGTTATATTCTCAGTGAAAAGTCCATGAacttataataacaacaaataatatgacaCCCGAAGTTAATGAGATAAAAAAGtttgaagaataaaatagtaaaagcgtataaaaataatactgaTAAGAAAAATAGCACCACtcaaatatt
This genomic window contains:
- the LOC125855615 gene encoding UDP-rhamnose/UDP-galactose transporter 4; the protein is MRPKKMSMAVKDEKKMAVDVAAWAFNIVTSVGIIIVNKALMATYGFSFATTLTGMHFATTTLMVFFLKWLGHIQNSQLPWSERLKFVLFANFSIVGMNVSLMWNSVGFYQIAKLSMIPVSCFLEIVLDNVRYSRDTKLSIVVVLLGVAICTVTDVSVNTKGFVAAFIAVWSTALQQYYVHYLQRKYSLGSFNLLAHTAPIQATSLLLLGPFCDYWLTDKRVDAYNYTSISLFFIVLSCTIAIGTNLSQFICIGRFTAVTFQVLGHMKTILVLILGFLFFGKEGLNLHVVFGMGVAIVGMIWYGNASSQPGGKERIPPPTVVKPEKHMLLPTELDEKV